A region from the Catellatospora sp. TT07R-123 genome encodes:
- a CDS encoding ScpA family protein, with translation MSDVSDPVVTAPPAAEQSAEPSGSGRFTVRLTNFEGPFDLLLQLIGKHKLDVTEVALHRVTDDFIGHIRAMGKDWDLDEASEFLVIAATLLDLKAARLLPTAQVENEEDLALLEARDLLFARLLQYRAFKQAAAFIADLEAHGLRRWPRAVALEPQYAEALPDLVLGIGPDRLAKLALKVFTPKVVPTVSVAHIHQIRVSVREHAEMLRARIFELGKATFRELTADCENTLEIVARFLALLELYREGLVGFDQETALGELTVNWIGGEAASGELAVEEYDGDGDARQALAAADAESDADAEAVEQETEPEEEPGEGGGDDDE, from the coding sequence CTGTCCGACGTGAGTGATCCTGTGGTGACGGCGCCCCCGGCGGCCGAGCAGTCCGCCGAGCCGTCCGGTTCCGGGCGCTTCACCGTACGGCTCACCAACTTCGAAGGCCCGTTCGACCTGCTGCTGCAGCTCATCGGCAAGCACAAGCTCGACGTCACCGAGGTCGCGCTGCACCGGGTCACCGACGACTTCATCGGCCACATCCGCGCCATGGGCAAGGACTGGGACCTCGACGAGGCCAGCGAGTTCCTCGTCATCGCCGCGACCCTGCTCGACCTGAAGGCCGCGCGGCTGCTGCCCACCGCCCAGGTCGAGAACGAGGAAGACCTCGCCCTGCTGGAAGCCCGCGATTTGCTGTTCGCCCGGCTGCTGCAGTACCGGGCGTTCAAGCAGGCCGCCGCGTTCATCGCCGACCTCGAAGCCCACGGCCTACGCCGCTGGCCCCGCGCCGTCGCCCTCGAACCCCAGTACGCCGAGGCCCTGCCCGACCTGGTGCTCGGCATCGGCCCCGACCGGCTGGCGAAGCTCGCGCTCAAAGTGTTCACCCCCAAGGTCGTGCCGACCGTGTCGGTCGCGCACATCCACCAGATCCGCGTCAGCGTCCGCGAACACGCCGAGATGCTGCGTGCCCGCATCTTCGAACTCGGCAAGGCCACGTTCCGCGAGCTCACCGCCGACTGTGAGAACACGCTGGAGATCGTGGCCCGGTTCCTGGCCCTGCTGGAGCTGTACCGGGAAGGCCTGGTCGGCTTCGACCAGGAGACGGCGCTCGGCGAGCTGACCGTCAACTGGATCGGCGGCGAGGCCGCGAGCGGGGAACTGGCGGTCGAGGAGTACGACGGCGACGGCGACGCGCGCCAGGCGTTGGCCGCCGCGGACGCCGAGTCTGACGCCGACGCGGAGGCCGTGGAGCAGGAGACCGAGCCGGAGGAAGAGCCCGGCGAGGGTGGGGGAGACGACGATGAGTGA
- a CDS encoding ParA family protein, giving the protein MAGNGRAEAWTSTLRAEQSALDLGADLGPADPSAYTARKEIPEPMPTDRHGPSRIIAMANQKGGVGKTTTTINLGAALAEYGRKVLLVDFDPQGALSVGLGVNPHNLDLSVYNLLMQDDVTAEDVIIKTDVAGLHLLPANIDLSAAEIQLVNEVAREMALARVLKSVRKEYDYILIDCQPSLGLLAINALTVAHGVLIPLECEFFSLRGVALLLDTIDKVRERLNFDLELEGILATMYDSRTTHCRQVLQRVVEAFGDKVYQTVITKTVKFPESTVAGAPITSLDPASSGARNYRQLAREVIAAEAARR; this is encoded by the coding sequence ATGGCAGGCAACGGTCGCGCTGAGGCGTGGACCTCGACGCTGCGAGCGGAACAGTCCGCTCTGGACCTCGGTGCTGACCTGGGTCCAGCGGATCCGTCTGCCTACACCGCGCGCAAGGAGATCCCCGAACCGATGCCGACGGACCGCCACGGCCCGTCCCGCATCATCGCGATGGCGAACCAGAAGGGTGGCGTCGGCAAGACCACGACGACCATCAACCTGGGCGCCGCGCTGGCCGAATACGGCCGCAAGGTGCTGCTGGTCGACTTCGACCCCCAGGGCGCGCTGTCGGTCGGCCTCGGCGTCAACCCGCACAACCTCGACCTGTCGGTCTACAACCTGCTCATGCAGGACGACGTCACCGCCGAGGACGTCATCATCAAGACCGACGTTGCCGGGCTGCACCTGCTGCCCGCCAACATCGACCTGTCCGCGGCCGAGATCCAGCTGGTCAACGAGGTCGCCCGCGAGATGGCCCTGGCCCGGGTGCTCAAGTCGGTCCGCAAGGAGTACGACTACATCCTGATCGACTGCCAGCCGTCGCTGGGCCTGCTGGCCATCAACGCGCTGACCGTCGCCCACGGCGTGCTCATCCCGCTGGAGTGCGAGTTCTTCAGCCTCCGGGGCGTGGCCCTGCTGCTGGACACCATCGACAAGGTCCGCGAGCGCCTCAACTTCGACCTCGAACTCGAAGGCATCCTCGCCACCATGTACGACAGCCGCACCACCCACTGCCGCCAGGTGCTCCAGCGGGTCGTCGAGGCGTTCGGCGACAAGGTGTACCAGACCGTGATCACCAAGACGGTCAAGTTCCCCGAGTCGACCGTCGCCGGTGCGCCGATCACGTCCCTGGACCCGGCTTCCTCCGGCGCCCGCAACTACCGCCAGCTCGCCCGCGAGGTCATCGCGGCCGAGGCCGCCCGGCGCTGA